The Candidatus Thorarchaeota archaeon genomic interval TGATACTACCCTCCTGGTTGCCACATCAAGTTGGTTGTTTTCTGTATCCGCAACATCCTGTTGTTTCTCAGCTTCTCCCTCTTGGAGGGTTCTGAGAACTTCAATAGCTCCCTCAGTAACACTTGCGTTACTCAAGTCAATCGTTACTAGTGGCTCATCCCAGGCGTATTTCTTTCCAGGAATGTCTAACCGGCTATCAATTCTGCGGATGACATGCTCTGGGATGACCGCCTCACGTTTCTTATTCCATTTCAAAGCAACTTCGAGGGGAGTAGTAACAAACACTGTTCCATAAACATAATTGTGTTTCAGAGCAATCTCGCGAATCTCGTGTCTCATACTTGCGTAGTAGTTCGTATCATCATGAACCGCTGATACTTGTCTCTCAGCTAAATCTCTTGTTTTCTCAAGTGCCTTCCTTCGGACGTGATTCTCTTTCCTCGGCAAAAAATTTGCATAGAAAGCTTCGTCTCGCCAATAGTCTGTACTAACAAGCTCTACTTCCGATGGAGACGGATGGCATTCTATGATTTGTCGAGCTAAAGTTGTTTTTCCTGAGGCTGGTATGCCGCAAAGAGCAACAAGAAACTGTTTCATAATATCCACTATCACTTACCTGCCCTACGGCATAGTGCCTTTTCTTACAGCCCTATCTCTTGATGCTGAATGTATGATTACCGTCGAATCCTGATATTCAGGTCGTTAGCAAGTTCCTTGTACCTATTGCGGACTGTAACTTCGGTTACGTTGGATGCTTTGGCAATTTCCCTCTGGGTTCGCCGGTCATCCTCAATAATACCCGCAATGTACAATGAAGCTGCTGCAATACCTCCTGGGTCTTTACCTGCGGTTATCCCCTTCTTCTTGGCAGCATTGATAATCTTGGTAGCTGTCTGCACCGTTTTGCCACTCATCCCCAAATCCGATGAAATACGAGGCATCAAATCATTAGCTGACGGAATCGGGATATGAACATCCACATGTCTGATGATAAGTCGGACACAGTGGGCCAGTGATTTTCTGTTGACCCTTGCTTCACCGACCATCTCATCAAGCTGTCGTGGAATCTTGTGTATTCTGCAAGACAAGTAGATGGCAGCAGATACCATTCCTTCAATGCTTCTTCCCCTAACAAGACGCTTGTTCAAGGCTTTTCTGTAGATTAGGGCTGCAGTCTCCTTGGTTTCCCGAGGGATGCCAAGCTGGGAACAGAGCCTGTCCATCTCACTCATAGCAAGACTCAGATTTCGGTGCTGAGAACTATGAGCAAGCGTGCGAATCTGCCATTTCCGCATTCTGTAAATCGCAGCTCGCCTACTGCCTTTGATTGACCGTCCGTTAGCGTCACGGTTGCCCCAACTGATAGTGGTTGCGAGTCCTTTGTCTGCCATTGTTAGACTCATTGGTGATCCTGTTCGAGCTCGTGCGTTTCGCTCTTCCGCGGTAAATGCTCTCCACTCAGGGCCAGTATCCATTATGTGAGCGGATAAAACACAGCCACAATTAGTGCAGATGCTTTCACCACGCTTAGAATCTTCATAGAAATCGTTACCGCCACAGTTGCTGCAAACCTTTTCCTTTTCTTCGCCTTTTTTCATACTGTGTGCTGGTTTATGTGACATGGTTGACTACCAATCCTCCTCCTCTCAATTCGTGTCACTATTTTCGTGACACAAGACCGACATGGGCTCGTCGGCGAGGGAGGTGTGATTTGTTGTCTGGTTCCCACGAATATCGCCGTTTGGTATACGCGGGGTCATTTGTCGAATAATGTACAGATTTGGTCAATCTGCGGAATCCTTCGCTCAGGAACGCAAATAAACCCTTGGTCTGCACAGATATTTGGTTATACAAAAGCAAAGGACACTGCCCTCATTTCAACCGGATTGGATCATAAAGACCCGGGATTCATTTATCAATTGATGACTTTCTATACCATTTGCGCAGTTGCAGGGGCTCTTGATTGCAGAAATGACTCTAGATCCGTCAACCCTCTTGAATGAGAAGGTGTTATTCTTACTCAACAAATCTACTGGGATGGCTCCCTATTCACACGAATTTGTGGTGGGTGGCATTGATCCTCAGGTGTTGTCAGGGTTCGTATCGGCAATGGGTAGTTTCATGGGAGAAGTGACTGGTGATGAATTTTCTCGCTGGAAGACCCACTATGGCTCTGACCATGTTTTCATAGTGGAAGGAGGTGAGTGGGTTGTTGGAGTTCTTGCGGTCGCACGAGAAACCAATGAGGTGCGAAGCAAGCTTCGGCAAGTTGTCACCGAATTTGAAGAGGACTTCAAGTTTCTGAGAAAG includes:
- a CDS encoding AAA family ATPase, giving the protein MKQFLVALCGIPASGKTTLARQIIECHPSPSEVELVSTDYWRDEAFYANFLPRKENHVRRKALEKTRDLAERQVSAVHDDTNYYASMRHEIREIALKHNYVYGTVFVTTPLEVALKWNKKREAVIPEHVIRRIDSRLDIPGKKYAWDEPLVTIDLSNASVTEGAIEVLRTLQEGEAEKQQDVADTENNQLDVATRRVVSEFLEDNPDLGSDKRVHESRKRILKRAVAKEWSVESTRARLRTKLEKLSPSETEN
- a CDS encoding transcription initiation factor IIB, producing MSHKPAHSMKKGEEKEKVCSNCGGNDFYEDSKRGESICTNCGCVLSAHIMDTGPEWRAFTAEERNARARTGSPMSLTMADKGLATTISWGNRDANGRSIKGSRRAAIYRMRKWQIRTLAHSSQHRNLSLAMSEMDRLCSQLGIPRETKETAALIYRKALNKRLVRGRSIEGMVSAAIYLSCRIHKIPRQLDEMVGEARVNRKSLAHCVRLIIRHVDVHIPIPSANDLMPRISSDLGMSGKTVQTATKIINAAKKKGITAGKDPGGIAAASLYIAGIIEDDRRTQREIAKASNVTEVTVRNRYKELANDLNIRIRR